ATGGATTTGGAAACCCGGAATCATTTGTAAGGGAACAAATTATTCCATTGGGTTACGTAATGAATAATAGCGACTGCAATGATAATCCCACCGCTGGTGGGGCAAATATTCATCCGGGTGTACCGGAACTGGCGAATGGCTTCGATGATGATTGTGACGGATTGGTTGATGAACTGTCAACTTATTATGCAGATGCAGATCATGACGGATTCGGAAATGCATCCGTCTCCATCCAGGCAATTGTTGCTCCTTCCGGATACGTTGCAGATCATACAGACTGTAATGATAATGCTGCAATGGGTGGTGCCACCATTCATCCTGATGCCCCTGAGTTAATGAATGGAATTGATGACAACTGCAATGGCTGGATTGATGAGGTATTGCTTTACCAGGATGCCGACCAGGATGGCTATGGAAATCCGGCAGTGATTGCACAGGCATCTGATTCGCTTGCAGGATATGTTACAGACAAATCAGATTGTAACGACAATCCTGCTGCCGGCGGAGCAGCCGTTCATCCAAATGCATCTGACATCTGTAACGGCATCGATGATAACTGTAACGGGCAAACTGATGAACAGGCTATTGTAGCGACCATTACGCCTGTCGGATCCGTTTCAGTTTGCACCAGCACAGATGTTGTTTTTACAGCCAATACCGGTTCGGGAATCACTTATCAATGGCTCAAGAACAGTGCTGTTATCAGTGGCGCCACCAAGAATACTTATACCACTGCAAAAGCAGGCACCTATCAGGTGAAGGAATCCAACAGTTTCAATTGTATCTCAACGTCACCTGCAACGAGCATGTCTGTTTTGAGTAAACCGGCATCAACCATCACTCCGCTCGATGACCTGAATATTTGTTCCACCGGTTCTGTAAAATTGCAGGCCAACAGTGGAACCGAACTCACCTACCAATGGCAGAAGGGCAGTAGCCTTATTATCGGTGCAACTAAAAAAACATACACCGCAACTGCTAAAGGAACTTATAAAGTGATTGTAACTAAAACGAATGGATGCTACAAAATATCCGATGGCGCGAAAGTGACCAATTCATGCAAAGAGAGCGTGATTGGCACAGACCTTTTGCCTGAAATATTTACACTCTATCCTAATCCTGCAGAAGATGCATTTTCACTTGACATATCCCTTGGAGAAATGTTGTCGTGTGATGCAATCATCACTGTAAAAAACATGATGGGACAGGAAATTTATTCGCACATCTTTACCATTACAGATGGAGTGCTTTTGGCTGAAATCGATCCGTGGAAAAATGCTGCCAATGGAATTTATCTTGTAGAAGTATCAGTTTCAAGTGAAAATTACCCTGGTAAAACCAGGCAATGGATTAAGCCTGTTATTTATCAGCATTGATTATACAATTAGTTATCTGTGCTTCTGGGGTTAATCGCTGTTGACAGTTATTTTTCGCATGGAACTTTCTTGTGATTGCGGCTTCACAACTTTACTATTGTCAGTTTAGATGAAATAGATAAATAGTAGAGATCAGATCAATTTTGTAAATTTAAAATCAGCGGGAAACTGATTTTGCGCTATAATCATTTATCCCTTCCGGGAAAATCATACTGATAAAAACTACTCTGAAGATCACTTACTTAAAAACCTTATTCAAATGAAAATTCAAGATTTCTACAAGAATACTGTGTATACGATCAACAATTTAGGGAATGCATGTGCATTTCACTTGTCTCGTTTTTTGTTGCTCTTCCCATTCTTTCTTATTTTATTTTTTTTGCAAAATGCAACAGCACAAACAGAAACATGGGTTTGGGCACAAAGTGCCGGCGGTATTTTTAATGAAGTGAGAGGTGAGCGGGTTGTGTCTGATAATAACGGCCATGTAATTGTGGTTGGAACTTTCTCAGCTCCACAAATTACTTTCGGCAGCATCACGCTCAACAATAATGGCGGTGATGATTTATTCATCGTAAAGATGGATACAAACGGGAATGTTTTATGGGCAAAAAGTGCTGGCGGAGATTATGCGGAAGAAGGGTACTCCGTTGCAGTTGATGACGTGGGAAATGTATATGTTTCAGGAGAGTTCTGGTCTTCCACTGTTACCTTCGGAAGCAGCACCATCACCAATTCAGGAAGCGCAGATATTTTCCTGGTAAAATATGATGCCGATGGAAATGCAGTATGGGCGGTGAATGCTATCGGAACGGATGAAGACAAGAGCAATGCAGTGGCGGTGGATGATGCAGGGAATGTTTATATCACCGGCAGTTATATTTCTAACAGTATCAGTTTTGACGGGGTAACACTTGCCAATTCACAGGCAAATTTTGAAGATTTTTTTATTGCTAAATACGACAACAACGGAAATGCCATCTGGGCCAGGCATGCTTCCGGCGCAGGCAACGACAAAGCTTTTGGAATAGGTACCGATGCTGCGGGAGATGTGGTGGTCACCGGTCATTTTAGTTCAGGAACACTGAACTTCGGAACGCAAACGCTTTTCAACAGCGGTGGCTTTGATATATTTATTGTTAAATATGATCAAAACGGAAATTTGGTCTGGGCAAAAAACCCAGGCGGTAACGGATATGATTTTAATTTTTCTATGGAAATGGATGCTGATGGCAATGCCTACGTTACCGGATATTTTTCTTCTTATCAACTCACTTTCGGCAGCATCACCATCACCAATACAGGCGGAGATGATATTTATGTAGTAAAATACGATCCAAGCGGAACAGCATTGTGGGCGCAACAAGCAGGTGGCATTTCTTATGATTATGGTTATGATGTATCAGTAGATGGTGCAGGAAACGTATTCCTCACAGGCAATTTTCAATCCTCCAATATTGCTTTCGGAAACATTAATCTTACCAATACCACCGGTTATGCCGATTACTTCGTAGTGAAATACAATTCCTCAGGAACCTCCCAATGGGCACTCAACGGAGTGAGTTCTGATTATACTTTTGGAAGAGGTTGTGGAGCTGATGACGCGGGAAATATTTATGTGACAGGTTTATTTGGCAACAGCACACTTACATTAGGTAACATAACACTTACCACGTTTGCAGGCGCTACCGATATGTTTATCGCGCGCTATGGCAGTTCGAATTGCAATACCGTCTATTATGCTGATGCAGACAACGACAGCTATGGAAATGCAGCGGTTACTGTTACCGGATGCTCGGCTCCTGTTGGATATGTAAGTGACAGCACGGATTGTAATGATGCCGATCCTACTATTTATGGTCCGCTTACCTGGTACGTTGATGCAGACAATGACGGATACGGACAACCTGAAATTAATTTAGTGATCAGTTGTGTGCAGCCGGCGGGCTATGTTTCCAACCCTGATGATTGCAATGATTTAAATGCTGCCATTAATCCCGGCGCAATAGAAATTCCGAACAACGGCATTGATGATGACTGCGATGGATTGGTGGATGAGTTTGGGACAGGCATCAGTGAAGTAGAAAATGTTCAATCAATGTTGAGCATTTATCCAAATCCTGCGAAAGAAAGTTTTTTTATTCAACTTGATTTGAATGAGGAAGAAACAGCAGCACTAACGATTGAAATACGCAATGTTACCGGTCAAAAAATATATGAAGAAAAAATGCCGGTGAACAAAAATTTATTTTTGAAAGAAATAAAATTCAATCAGAGTGTACCGGAAGGAATATATTTTCTCACGATAGAGAAGAAAGATGAGCACGATGCATCGAAAAACAAAAAATGGACAGCAACAGTTGTTTATCATCAATAGGGCGACAGACCCTCAGTAAATTTTTTTTCCAACACAGTTGATGTGTGCACGCAATTCCTGATTGGTGATGGCTGCAAAGTTCAGCAAGTTAAAATGATACGGCATCAAGGTTTCTTCATTCAACTCATAGCTGATGGCCACTACTGAATCGTAATTCATCCTTTTTTCTTTCAACGCAAGATCCACATCACTTCCAATTTTTTAGTTGCTTTTGGCGCGGCTGCGAGTGAAGAGGAGATTGATCCTGTTGCCTTTCGTGCAATGATTCGCAGAGCTGAGCGGTCAAAGCTAATGACCTTGGATGAGGCAAATAAAAAATCTGCTGGATGGATCGGGAAAAGAAAGTCGTCATAAGGCAATATGCTTTTGACGAATTATACATGCGCAGATGAAAAGAATAAGAAACATTTAGTAGGTGAAAGTGACGCCAACCCCTGCTCCAAAATGACTGTCATAGTTCGCCGAAGCGGACCAACGCTTTGTAAGTATATACCGAAGTCCTAATTCATATTCCATGTCTGTATTCCACATGCCATCGAAGCGAAGCCGTGAAGTAAGTGCAAGATCATGCCTGCTTATTTGGAAACGAACTTTGCCGGTATGGTCAATACGCAAATCTGTTTGAAGAAAAAACGGCAGCAGATATTGAATACCTAACGTGGCAACGGTGCGGTTATCTGCATTATCTTCATCGAGGTGTCCATCATTTAACTTTCGAATGTCAGTTCCAATATATGTTTTGAAGTATTGCATGCGACCAAAATAACGGCCGAGCGTTATTTCAGTCTCATAGTCCCCGTTATAATTTACCATGCCCATTCCATCTAAGACAAAATCCTTATTCATCAACATCGCTTCTGCAAAAACGCCTTGTGTATGTGCGGCGACAGCAGCATGAAAATGAATCATGTTGTCGTCGCGTTCAAATTTTCTATTGGCGTGCCTGATGGTATCAATTTGAATGTTGGGCGAATCGCTGCCAACGCTGAACACTCTTCCCATGCCACTCATCATATGATACAAAATATGACAATGGAAAAACCAGTCGCCCTCATAAGGCGCCGCGAATTCTATGGTATCTGTTTCCATCGGCATTACGTCAAGCACATTTTTTAATGGCGCATATTCTCCCTGCCCGTTTTTCACCCTGAAAAATTGCCCGTGCAAATGCATCGGGTGCCGCATCATCGAATTGTTATACATGATGATTCTCACATTTTCACCTTTACGGATCAATATCTTATCTGTTTCCGAAATCGTTTTGTTATTGATGCTCCATTGATAGCGGTTCATATTGCCGGTAAGTTCAAAATGCAATTCTGTAAAAGGTGCATCGGGCAATGTTGTTTTTCCGGAAGCACGCAACATCGTATAACTCAGGGTTACTATTTCTTTAACTGACGCGGCGGTCATTGTATGATGACTGTGCTGCATTTCCTGCATTTCTTCCACCACTTTATTTTTTTCTTCCCCCTTTTCATCACCTGTTATTTCCGGATACATCACTACATTCATATCCATGCTCTGCGCACTCATTTTCATTCCCATATCATCCATGCTGCCATCAAAATTCATCATACCATTCATCATTTCCATTCCGTCAAAATATTTTAATGCAGGAAGCACCGGTGCAGTCATTCTCATTCCATCGCCGATCCAAAGCGCCGTGAAGGATGTACGGTCCTCAGCCGTAGCCTTTAATTGATAGCTCATGTTTTCCGGAATGGTAACAATTACATCATACGTTTCAGCTACGGCGATAATCATCCTGTCAACATCAACAGGTACTACTTCCATTCCATCTGAGGCAACCACGTTTAGTTTGCTTCCTGCAAATTGAATCCAGAAGTAAGTAGATGCTGATCCATTGATGATACGAAGCCGCACTTTGTCTCCTGCTTTAAATGATGTTAACTGTTGTTCTGTTTTACCATTCACCAGGAAACGATTGTAGTACACATCGGAAACATCCATCGCAAGCATGCGCAGCCATTCCTGTTTCGCCTTGGTTCCGAAATGACCATTGAGAGTTGCTTCACCCCAATTTTGTGTTGCATGTTTTTTTATTGCATACCAGTCATTGGCGCTTTTCAGCGAGCGTAATACTTCTTGTGGTTTTTCATTGGTCCAGTCGCTCAACAATACGGTGAACTCAGGAATTATTGCCTTTTCTTTTTTATGAATGATGAACGCACCATATAATCCTGACTGTTCCTGCAATGCTGTATGCGAATGATACCAATATGTTCCGTTTTGCACAATCGGAAATGAATAACGATACACCGAATGTGCGGCAATCGGAGCTGAGGTAAGAAAGGGAACACCATCCTGGTTGTTGGGTAAAATGATTCCATGCCAGTGAATGGATGTTGTTGTATTCATCGCGTTATGGACAAAAATTTCCGCGGTGTCACCTTCTGTAAATTCAAGTGTGGGTGCAGGAATTTGTCCGTTGATGGCAATGCCATGTGCTTTTTTTCCGGAATAGTTTACAATGGTGTCGTTCACATATAGATCGTACCGGATCGTTTTCTGTCCATAAACTTTTCCGTTTCCAAGAATGAGCATCAGGAAAAGAAACAGGAGTGCTTTATTCATAAAAAAATTTGTCGCCTTTCTTAATCATGATGCTCTCCCTCTCCTTTGGTCAACTCGCTGAAAAGATAATATGCGCCTTTTACAACTACCTGTTCATCCTTTGAAAACGTTTCCAAAGGAATGATTTCTGTAAATCCCATATCTGAAGTGCCTGTTCGAACGGACAATTGTCTGAAGGTATGCTGTTCTGCTTCTACAAATATAAAATGATCGTTGCCATTGCTCACAATAGCTTCAGCAGGCAGTGACATGGCTAGATAATCATCCACATCAATACGGGCTTCAATGAACATTCCCGGCAAAAGATCATCATCAGCTTCAGAGATTTTTGCATGCGCGATAATTGCCTGCTGATTGTCTTCGAATGCTTTGTTTGTGCTGAAGATGGTTGCCGAATGCGGATGATGCGGATCGTTTACGATAGAAAAAGTAAGTCGCTGACCGGCTTTTACTTTGGCAATGTCCTGCTCAAAAATTGTAAGGTCGATATGCAGAAAATGATTATCGACAATATCAAACAGCACTTTGTTTGGTTCTGCAAATTTTCCGATGCTGATATCAATCATTTTTATATACCCGCTGATGGGAGCCGTGACATTAAACTGTACTTTCACGTTGCCCGGCGACAGTGTTGCAGCATTAATTCCAAACACTTTTAATTTCTCTGAAAGAATTTTGTCTTTTGTTACAGCAAGCTGGTAGCCTGATGCTGCCTGCTGCAGGCTTTTAGAAGAATTGATGTTGTCCTGTTGCAATGATT
The genomic region above belongs to Chitinophagaceae bacterium and contains:
- a CDS encoding multicopper oxidase domain-containing protein — protein: MNKALLFLFLMLILGNGKVYGQKTIRYDLYVNDTIVNYSGKKAHGIAINGQIPAPTLEFTEGDTAEIFVHNAMNTTTSIHWHGIILPNNQDGVPFLTSAPIAAHSVYRYSFPIVQNGTYWYHSHTALQEQSGLYGAFIIHKKEKAIIPEFTVLLSDWTNEKPQEVLRSLKSANDWYAIKKHATQNWGEATLNGHFGTKAKQEWLRMLAMDVSDVYYNRFLVNGKTEQQLTSFKAGDKVRLRIINGSASTYFWIQFAGSKLNVVASDGMEVVPVDVDRMIIAVAETYDVIVTIPENMSYQLKATAEDRTSFTALWIGDGMRMTAPVLPALKYFDGMEMMNGMMNFDGSMDDMGMKMSAQSMDMNVVMYPEITGDEKGEEKNKVVEEMQEMQHSHHTMTAASVKEIVTLSYTMLRASGKTTLPDAPFTELHFELTGNMNRYQWSINNKTISETDKILIRKGENVRIIMYNNSMMRHPMHLHGQFFRVKNGQGEYAPLKNVLDVMPMETDTIEFAAPYEGDWFFHCHILYHMMSGMGRVFSVGSDSPNIQIDTIRHANRKFERDDNMIHFHAAVAAHTQGVFAEAMLMNKDFVLDGMGMVNYNGDYETEITLGRYFGRMQYFKTYIGTDIRKLNDGHLDEDNADNRTVATLGIQYLLPFFLQTDLRIDHTGKVRFQISRHDLALTSRLRFDGMWNTDMEYELGLRYILTKRWSASANYDSHFGAGVGVTFTY
- a CDS encoding efflux RND transporter periplasmic adaptor subunit — protein: MKPVLTKYFLYTFYLLLASTTFFSCKQKDNTASENAKQEEHAASEVHLTIEQTKAIGLATDTVSFRNLKTTLKANGKLMLPPQNKAQVSVLVGGIVKNILVNEGDFVKKGESLATLENLDFLQLQQDFLENQLQLQLMEEDYRRQKSLQQDNINSSKSLQQAASGYQLAVTKDKILSEKLKVFGINAATLSPGNVKVQFNVTAPISGYIKMIDISIGKFAEPNKVLFDIVDNHFLHIDLTIFEQDIAKVKAGQRLTFSIVNDPHHPHSATIFSTNKAFEDNQQAIIAHAKISEADDDLLPGMFIEARIDVDDYLAMSLPAEAIVSNGNDHFIFVEAEQHTFRQLSVRTGTSDMGFTEIIPLETFSKDEQVVVKGAYYLFSELTKGEGEHHD
- a CDS encoding SBBP repeat-containing protein, yielding MKIQDFYKNTVYTINNLGNACAFHLSRFLLLFPFFLILFFLQNATAQTETWVWAQSAGGIFNEVRGERVVSDNNGHVIVVGTFSAPQITFGSITLNNNGGDDLFIVKMDTNGNVLWAKSAGGDYAEEGYSVAVDDVGNVYVSGEFWSSTVTFGSSTITNSGSADIFLVKYDADGNAVWAVNAIGTDEDKSNAVAVDDAGNVYITGSYISNSISFDGVTLANSQANFEDFFIAKYDNNGNAIWARHASGAGNDKAFGIGTDAAGDVVVTGHFSSGTLNFGTQTLFNSGGFDIFIVKYDQNGNLVWAKNPGGNGYDFNFSMEMDADGNAYVTGYFSSYQLTFGSITITNTGGDDIYVVKYDPSGTALWAQQAGGISYDYGYDVSVDGAGNVFLTGNFQSSNIAFGNINLTNTTGYADYFVVKYNSSGTSQWALNGVSSDYTFGRGCGADDAGNIYVTGLFGNSTLTLGNITLTTFAGATDMFIARYGSSNCNTVYYADADNDSYGNAAVTVTGCSAPVGYVSDSTDCNDADPTIYGPLTWYVDADNDGYGQPEINLVISCVQPAGYVSNPDDCNDLNAAINPGAIEIPNNGIDDDCDGLVDEFGTGISEVENVQSMLSIYPNPAKESFFIQLDLNEEETAALTIEIRNVTGQKIYEEKMPVNKNLFLKEIKFNQSVPEGIYFLTIEKKDEHDASKNKKWTATVVYHQ